A genomic stretch from Helianthus annuus cultivar XRQ/B chromosome 1, HanXRQr2.0-SUNRISE, whole genome shotgun sequence includes:
- the LOC110881560 gene encoding glutathione S-transferase T3-like, with protein sequence MFPNNPNPWDPNDPLWQTLQNNEQEDRYRRDPRTGELGYYPMPTSTPTSPHPTTPPMLDFFGYYSQPPFFPSNIPQNIPQNIHQTQNILETQNTTLTESVPKTQVEPSSRKKRSHKKKDETEKRTTKKVEFWSPKEEFELAKAWLDVSEDEIVGNVEDLKVFWGRIREKFFAAMGRGEYRTPDSFSGKWGPLRMKVTNFNNIYTNLVNSSRRKSGSSDVMTQAQNNYRLYHGHVFTLVTTWEPIRKSPKWHLVPLFDPTRPRSKRSKSTSTTEPSGSDARAVTNLNDDVDEFEEPEELPQPTGRDKSKAATRGKSSTTPSDGPSKLSDFEASLNKIISIREKDYK encoded by the exons ATGTTTCCCAACAACCCAAACCCATGGGACCCGAACGATCCGTTGTGGCAAACTTTGCAAAACAACGAGCAAGAGGACCGGTATCGGCGAGACCCGCGTACGGGTGAGCTTGGATATTATCCAATGCCAACAAGCACCCCAACTTCTCCTCATCCCACCACTCCACCGATGCTCGATTTTTTCGGGTATTATTCTCAACCCCCATTTTTTCCCTCAAACATACCCCAAAACATACCTCAAAACAtacaccaaacccaaaacatacTCGAAACCCAAAACACAACCCTAACCGAATCCGTTCCCAAAACCCAAGTTGAACCCTCTTCTAGAAAAAAGAGAAGTCATAAAAAGAAGGATGAGACCGAAAAACGTACTACTAAGAAGGTCGAATTTTGGTCGCCTAAGGAAGAGTTCGAGTTGGCAAAAGCATGGCTCGACGTATCGGAGGACGAGATTGTTG GAAACGTCGAAGACTTAAAGGTATTTTGGGGTCGTATACGTGAGAAGTTTTTCGCCGCAATGGGTCGTGGCGAATATCGAACACCCGACTCTTTTTCGGGAAAGTGGGGTCCTTTGAGGATGAAGGTTACCAATTTCAACAACATATATACTAATCTCGTCAACAGTAGTCGAAGGAAAAGTGGTTCGAGCGACGTCATGACCCAAGCCCAAAACAACTATAGATTGTACCATGGGCATGTTTTTACGTTGGTAACAACATGGGAGCCTATTCGCAAATCTCCCAAGTGGCATCTTGTACCACTGTTCGACCCAACCCGCCCTAGATCTAAACGGTCCAAATCGACATCCACCACCGAACCATCAGGGTCCGATGCTCGTGCAGTAACTAATCTAAACGACGATGTTGATGAATTTGAAGAACCAGAAGAGCTGCCTCAACCAACTGGTAGGGATAAAAGTAAGGCAGCGACACGAGGAAAGTCTTCTACAACGCCATCGGATGGCCCGTCAAAGTTGAGCGACTTCGAGGCAAGTCTCAACAAAATAATCTCCATTAGGGAAAAAGATTACAAATGA